A single genomic interval of Notolabrus celidotus isolate fNotCel1 chromosome 13, fNotCel1.pri, whole genome shotgun sequence harbors:
- the LOC117824360 gene encoding C-C motif chemokine 5-like codes for MIMKMMKNPIILVTCVLLFAALTVLASPSVFGPDKCCFEFVPGPLPKKGVLRYKYTNNQCSKRGVLLEMKNKHTYCADPSVKWVKEAMAAHDSK; via the exons ATGataatgaagatgatgaagaatcCAATCATTCTGGTGACCTGTGTCCTGCTTTTCGCTGCTCTCACTGTCCTGGCATCTCCAA gtgtcTTTGGACCAGataagtgctgttttgaatttgtCCCCGGACCTCTGCCCAAGAAAGGGGTGCTGCgctacaaatacacaaacaaccAGTGTTCAAAGAGGGGGGTGCT TTTGGAGATGAAgaacaaacatacatactgtgCCGATCCGTCCGTGAAGTGGGTGAAGGAGGCCATGGCAGCACATGACTCAAAGTGA